One Phycisphaera mikurensis NBRC 102666 DNA window includes the following coding sequences:
- the trpD gene encoding anthranilate phosphoribosyltransferase — MHRILSHLVTGQPLSHEDAREAFDTVMDGGATPPQIAALLSMIQVRGATVDELHGAAAAMRARAVGVPMPRNRTGIDIVGTGGDHAGTFNVSTSAAIVTAAAGREMGLGVAKHGNKAVTSRSGSSQALEALGVTLGGPVQTLSRCLDEAGIAFFHAPAHHPAMRFAGPVRADLGFRTIFNLVGPLTNPAGVRRMLLGVYTRRLVRPMAEVLGRLGVDHALVVSGLIPDADGSHTDGLDEVSTCGPTHACRVRSGGPGEPPTLKDEEIDPSDLGLSWSHPAALRVDGPEASAAVIRRVLDGEDGPCRDIVILNAAAALQVGGCVESLAEGLTAASQAIDSGAGRRTLADLVRLSAG, encoded by the coding sequence ATCCACCGCATCCTCTCTCACCTCGTCACCGGCCAGCCGCTCTCCCACGAAGACGCCCGCGAGGCCTTCGACACCGTCATGGACGGCGGGGCGACGCCGCCGCAGATCGCGGCGCTGCTGTCGATGATCCAGGTGCGGGGCGCGACGGTCGACGAGCTTCACGGGGCCGCGGCGGCGATGCGGGCCCGGGCGGTCGGCGTGCCGATGCCGCGGAACCGCACCGGGATCGACATCGTCGGCACCGGTGGAGACCACGCGGGCACCTTCAACGTGTCGACGTCGGCGGCGATCGTGACGGCCGCGGCCGGGCGGGAGATGGGCCTTGGCGTGGCGAAGCACGGGAACAAGGCGGTGACGAGCCGATCGGGCTCGAGCCAGGCGCTCGAGGCGCTGGGCGTGACGCTCGGCGGCCCGGTCCAGACGCTGTCGCGCTGCCTCGACGAGGCGGGCATCGCGTTCTTCCACGCGCCCGCCCACCACCCGGCGATGCGCTTCGCCGGGCCGGTGCGGGCGGATCTGGGCTTCCGCACGATCTTCAACCTCGTCGGCCCCCTCACCAACCCCGCGGGGGTGCGGCGGATGCTGCTGGGCGTCTACACGCGGCGGCTCGTGCGGCCGATGGCCGAGGTGCTCGGCCGGCTCGGGGTGGATCACGCGCTGGTCGTCAGCGGGCTGATCCCCGACGCCGATGGTTCGCACACCGACGGCCTCGACGAGGTCTCCACCTGCGGCCCCACCCACGCCTGCCGCGTGCGCTCCGGCGGGCCCGGCGAGCCGCCCACGCTCAAGGACGAGGAGATCGATCCCAGCGACTTGGGTCTATCGTGGAGCCACCCGGCCGCGCTGCGCGTGGACGGACCGGAGGCCTCCGCCGCCGTCATCCGCCGCGTGCTCGATGGGGAGGACGGCCCCTGCCGCGACATCGTCATCCTCAACGCCGCCGCGGCGCTCCAGGTGGGCGGCTGCGTCGAGTCGCTCGCCGAAGGCCTCACGGCCGCGTCGCAAGCCATCGACTCCGGGGCCGGGCGTCGGACGCTCGCCGACCTCGTGCGGCTCTCCGCGGGGTGA
- a CDS encoding SdpI family protein, whose translation MNPAFLLCLLNLLLGLMCVGSAVPLIRGKVKPNLLFGLRTRTTLRDDAAWYRLNAACGRWLLPAGVALVASGVVGWLLIPAVPGSWLVGGLLASSFLPVIGYVPLLLDRT comes from the coding sequence ATGAACCCGGCCTTCCTCCTCTGCCTCCTCAACCTGCTTCTCGGCCTGATGTGCGTCGGGTCCGCCGTGCCGCTGATCCGCGGGAAGGTGAAGCCGAACCTGCTTTTCGGGCTCCGGACACGCACGACGCTCCGCGACGACGCGGCCTGGTACCGCCTCAACGCGGCCTGCGGGCGTTGGCTCCTGCCGGCGGGCGTCGCCCTGGTCGCCAGCGGCGTCGTCGGCTGGCTGCTGATCCCCGCGGTGCCGGGCAGCTGGCTGGTGGGCGGGCTGCTGGCCTCGTCGTTCCTCCCGGTCATCGGCTACGTGCCCCTGCTGCTCGATCGGACGTGA
- a CDS encoding dodecin encodes MDHIYKKVELVGSSENSIEEAIENAIARADQTLKNLGWFEVVETRGHLQDGKVVHYQVTIKVGFTLDGTT; translated from the coding sequence ATGGACCACATCTACAAGAAGGTTGAACTCGTCGGCTCTTCGGAGAACTCGATCGAGGAGGCCATCGAGAACGCGATCGCCCGGGCGGACCAGACGCTGAAGAACCTCGGCTGGTTCGAGGTGGTCGAGACGCGGGGGCACCTCCAGGACGGGAAGGTCGTCCACTACCAGGTGACGATCAAGGTGGGCTTCACGCTGGACGGCACGACCTGA
- a CDS encoding tRNA threonylcarbamoyladenosine biosynthesis protein TsaB, with amino-acid sequence MSGAAPENGWGLVIDHGGRGARVGLARGDEALSEARTAPARRHHVDVLHAADGLLRAAGSVPADLAWVGWARGPGSFTGLRVAAATVQVLRLARGARAGVAPLRIAGIPTAEALLAAHPGAAVALAVKRDTAWTAAAGVAPGLRPLAEARALGRPLLADPPHGDAAPVVDLAVLFRLARAAVGAGRCDRPEDARPLYPRQPEAVTIWAQNQPDAT; translated from the coding sequence GTGAGCGGCGCCGCGCCCGAGAACGGCTGGGGGCTGGTGATCGATCACGGCGGCCGCGGGGCCCGGGTCGGGCTCGCCCGCGGGGACGAAGCGCTGAGCGAAGCCCGAACCGCCCCCGCTCGCCGCCACCACGTCGACGTGCTGCACGCCGCCGACGGGCTCCTGCGGGCGGCCGGCTCCGTGCCCGCCGACCTCGCCTGGGTCGGCTGGGCGAGGGGTCCGGGCTCCTTCACCGGCCTCCGCGTCGCCGCCGCCACCGTGCAGGTCCTCCGCCTCGCCCGCGGAGCACGGGCCGGCGTCGCCCCGCTGCGGATCGCCGGCATCCCCACCGCCGAGGCGCTGCTCGCCGCGCACCCCGGGGCCGCCGTCGCCCTCGCCGTGAAGCGGGACACGGCCTGGACGGCCGCCGCCGGCGTCGCCCCGGGCCTGCGGCCGCTCGCCGAGGCGCGGGCCCTGGGCCGCCCGCTGCTCGCCGACCCGCCGCACGGCGACGCCGCCCCGGTGGTCGACCTCGCCGTGCTCTTCCGCCTCGCCCGCGCCGCCGTCGGCGCCGGCCGCTGCGACCGGCCCGAAGACGCCCGACCGCTGTACCCCCGGCAGCCCGAGGCGGTGACGATCTGGGCGCAGAACCAGCCCGACGCGACCTAA
- a CDS encoding fasciclin domain-containing protein gives MRTPTRPLAASALALAAGVFAGTAAPAATAAPPAADLGHHEGKHAKKDLVGTALENGSFTTLLAAAEAAGLVETLKSEGPYTLLAPTDAAFAKLPAGAIADLLKPENKEKLKSVLLYHVVDGKALAEDVSGMSEVETLEGSMVEVSTEDGKVMLNDATVEAADVMASNGVIHVIDTVLMPEG, from the coding sequence ATGCGTACGCCCACCCGCCCCCTCGCCGCCTCCGCCCTCGCCCTCGCCGCGGGCGTCTTCGCCGGGACCGCGGCCCCGGCCGCCACGGCCGCGCCGCCGGCCGCGGACCTCGGGCACCACGAAGGCAAGCACGCGAAGAAGGACCTCGTCGGCACCGCGCTCGAGAACGGCAGCTTCACCACGCTGCTCGCGGCCGCCGAGGCCGCCGGGCTCGTCGAGACGCTCAAGAGCGAGGGTCCCTACACGCTGCTTGCGCCGACCGACGCCGCCTTCGCCAAGCTGCCGGCCGGCGCCATCGCCGACCTGCTCAAGCCCGAGAACAAGGAGAAGCTCAAGAGCGTCCTCCTGTACCACGTCGTCGACGGCAAAGCCCTCGCCGAGGACGTGAGCGGCATGTCGGAGGTCGAGACGCTCGAGGGCTCGATGGTCGAGGTCTCCACCGAGGACGGCAAGGTGATGCTCAACGACGCGACGGTCGAGGCCGCCGACGTGATGGCGAGCAACGGCGTGATCCACGTGATCGACACCGTGCTGATGCCCGAGGGCTGA
- the msrB gene encoding peptide-methionine (R)-S-oxide reductase MsrB: MSDLPEARPADDAAYRERLDPNEYRILRESATEPAGSGRYLNQEAAGLYCCAACGNALYPSSTKFHSGCGWPSFFEEIRPDAITLHEDLAFGMRRTEMRCAACGSHLGHVFNDGPRDKTGKRHCVNGACLVFVPEGEDPAEAVEAHWNR; this comes from the coding sequence ATGAGCGACCTGCCCGAAGCCCGCCCCGCCGACGACGCCGCGTACCGGGAGCGGCTCGACCCCAACGAGTACCGGATCCTGCGGGAGTCGGCGACCGAGCCCGCCGGCTCGGGCCGCTACCTGAACCAGGAGGCCGCGGGCCTGTACTGCTGCGCCGCCTGCGGCAACGCCCTGTACCCCTCGAGCACGAAGTTCCACTCCGGCTGCGGCTGGCCGTCGTTCTTCGAGGAGATCCGCCCCGACGCGATCACGCTGCACGAGGACCTCGCCTTTGGGATGCGTCGGACCGAGATGCGGTGCGCCGCCTGCGGCAGCCACCTCGGCCACGTCTTCAACGACGGCCCGCGGGACAAAACCGGCAAGCGCCACTGCGTCAACGGCGCCTGCCTGGTCTTCGTCCCCGAGGGCGAGGACCCCGCCGAGGCGGTCGAGGCGCACTGGAACCGCTGA
- a CDS encoding DUF3568 family protein: MTRAPRFLFAPLWAWCLLASLAAIGGCQTRQPGVKSAFGSQYAIVASTVADTTEAAAAVLEEMGLEEVTATATDVDGEITGFTRERTRVEVYAAQEDPTRTEVSVMVGAMGEAAVGTEIIARIREKLGR; this comes from the coding sequence ATGACCCGAGCCCCCCGCTTCTTGTTCGCCCCGCTCTGGGCCTGGTGCCTCCTCGCCTCCCTCGCCGCCATCGGCGGCTGCCAGACGCGCCAGCCCGGGGTCAAGAGCGCCTTCGGCAGCCAGTACGCCATCGTCGCGTCGACCGTCGCGGACACCACCGAAGCCGCGGCGGCGGTCCTCGAGGAGATGGGGCTCGAGGAGGTGACGGCGACGGCGACCGACGTCGACGGCGAGATCACCGGCTTCACGCGGGAGCGGACGCGGGTGGAGGTGTACGCGGCCCAGGAGGACCCGACGCGCACGGAGGTGAGCGTGATGGTCGGCGCGATGGGCGAGGCGGCGGTGGGCACCGAGATCATCGCCCGCATCCGCGAGAAGCTCGGCCGGTGA
- a CDS encoding DUF2203 family protein, with product MPRPAPVRLPVDATGSARRDDLPRRGFSAEAATATLVYLGPVVRDVRRGFRRVARLRRLLDSASLAEGSARRKRLAAAHQQRMTRLAGLVDEVQAVGAQLRDFEAGAIAFPSDDEGVPAGGYLSWLPGEAAVCHAHGPDEPTEARRPLRRKARRRAA from the coding sequence ATGCCCCGCCCCGCCCCCGTCCGCCTCCCCGTCGACGCCACCGGCAGCGCCCGCCGCGACGACCTCCCCCGCCGCGGCTTCTCGGCGGAGGCGGCGACCGCGACGCTGGTCTACCTCGGGCCCGTGGTGCGGGACGTCCGCCGCGGCTTCCGGCGGGTCGCCCGGCTCCGACGCTTGCTCGACAGCGCCTCCCTCGCCGAGGGCTCGGCTCGCCGGAAGCGGCTCGCCGCGGCGCACCAGCAGCGGATGACGCGGCTGGCGGGGCTCGTCGACGAGGTGCAGGCCGTCGGCGCCCAGCTCCGCGACTTCGAGGCGGGCGCAATCGCCTTCCCGAGCGACGACGAGGGCGTGCCCGCGGGCGGGTACCTCTCGTGGCTGCCCGGCGAGGCCGCGGTCTGCCACGCCCACGGACCCGACGAGCCGACCGAAGCCCGCCGCCCGCTGCGACGCAAAGCCCGTCGCCGGGCGGCGTGA
- the galE gene encoding UDP-glucose 4-epimerase GalE, whose amino-acid sequence MKVLVTGGAGYIGSHAVQRLLRDGHDVAVLDNLGRGHREAVEALRASSGKEIPLLEADLQDRAVIAARLRELGTEAIMNFAALAYVGESVTDPLRYYENNTAGVVSLLQAMQDAGVKRFVHSSTCATYGEPEVMPIREDTPQSPINPYGWSKLFVERVLADHAAAEPGFAYAALRYFNVAGSDPDAVIGEDHHPETHLIPVLLNTALGKRESATIFGLDYPTPDGTCIRDYIHVSDLIDAHVAVMNELDPDREDRRQMIFNLGTGKGLSVKQIIDAVKEVTGVDFPVEHGDRRPGDPPSLYADPRKIREQLGWSASITDATTMVRDAWKWFQENPSGYASQA is encoded by the coding sequence ATGAAGGTATTGGTCACAGGCGGTGCGGGGTACATCGGTTCTCATGCGGTGCAGCGGCTGCTGCGTGACGGCCACGACGTGGCCGTGCTGGACAACCTCGGCCGCGGCCACCGCGAGGCCGTCGAAGCCCTGCGGGCGAGCAGCGGAAAGGAGATCCCGCTGCTCGAAGCCGACCTGCAGGACCGCGCCGTAATCGCCGCCCGCCTGCGTGAGCTGGGCACCGAGGCCATCATGAACTTCGCCGCGCTCGCCTACGTCGGCGAATCGGTGACCGATCCGCTGAGGTATTACGAGAACAACACCGCGGGCGTGGTCAGCCTGCTGCAGGCGATGCAGGACGCGGGCGTGAAGCGTTTCGTGCATTCCTCGACCTGCGCCACCTACGGCGAGCCGGAGGTGATGCCGATCCGCGAGGACACGCCGCAGTCGCCCATCAACCCCTACGGCTGGAGCAAGCTCTTCGTCGAACGCGTGCTGGCGGATCACGCCGCCGCCGAGCCGGGCTTCGCGTACGCGGCTCTCCGCTACTTCAACGTGGCCGGCAGCGACCCCGACGCCGTCATCGGCGAGGACCACCACCCCGAGACGCACCTCATCCCGGTGCTGCTGAACACCGCGCTGGGCAAGCGGGAGTCGGCGACGATCTTCGGGCTCGACTACCCGACCCCCGACGGCACCTGCATCCGCGACTACATCCACGTGAGCGACCTCATCGACGCCCACGTCGCGGTGATGAACGAGTTGGATCCGGACCGCGAAGACCGGCGGCAGATGATCTTCAACCTCGGCACCGGCAAAGGCCTCTCGGTCAAGCAGATCATCGACGCGGTGAAGGAGGTCACCGGCGTGGACTTCCCCGTCGAGCACGGCGATCGCCGCCCCGGCGACCCGCCCTCGCTCTACGCCGACCCGCGGAAGATCCGCGAGCAGCTCGGCTGGTCCGCCTCCATCACCGACGCCACCACGATGGTCCGGGACGCCTGGAAGTGGTTCCAGGAGAACCCCAGCGGCTACGCCTCGCAGGCCTGA
- a CDS encoding DUF6677 family protein: MPHTPDAQSAAAGSPAAAAAAGAGEPRDRPLAQHLLAAAVAWGFPGLGHLLLGRTHRGLVLAVAITTLFLAGLLIGGVAVVDRRDHPAWFISQALVAPAFLVDAHHQKLRDRAVRAVNRPGGEAAVAAYAPSFGRSQEQGTLYTAAAGLLNLLAILDVAHRRPSHERRRGPRRRSDGAAPAEPPAGAPSPAADPAGPAA; the protein is encoded by the coding sequence ATGCCGCACACGCCCGATGCCCAATCCGCAGCCGCCGGCTCCCCCGCGGCCGCCGCGGCCGCCGGCGCCGGCGAGCCGCGCGACCGGCCGCTCGCGCAGCACCTGCTCGCGGCGGCGGTGGCGTGGGGCTTTCCGGGCCTGGGACACCTCCTGCTGGGGAGGACCCACCGCGGGCTCGTCCTCGCCGTCGCGATCACTACGCTGTTCCTCGCGGGGCTGCTCATCGGCGGCGTGGCGGTGGTCGACCGGCGCGACCACCCCGCCTGGTTCATCAGCCAGGCGCTCGTCGCTCCCGCTTTCCTGGTCGACGCCCACCACCAGAAGCTGCGCGACCGGGCGGTGCGGGCGGTGAACCGGCCGGGCGGCGAGGCCGCCGTCGCGGCCTACGCGCCCTCCTTCGGCCGCTCGCAGGAGCAGGGCACCCTCTACACCGCGGCCGCGGGGCTGCTGAACCTGCTCGCGATCCTCGACGTCGCCCACCGCCGCCCGTCCCACGAGCGTCGCCGCGGGCCGCGCCGCCGGTCCGACGGCGCCGCGCCGGCGGAGCCGCCCGCCGGCGCGCCCTCGCCCGCCGCAGACCCCGCCGGACCCGCCGCCTGA
- the accD gene encoding acetyl-CoA carboxylase, carboxyltransferase subunit beta, with product MAEAPTDAKPPAAPLPDRRANRSWRDVRPADTRSGVPEGLWTRCQVCEAMLYRKTLEQNLWVCPACDHHHRVDARERVRQMVDPDSFEPLWEDLVPLDTLAFVDRIPYQERFEKEQKKTGERDALVAGRAYIKGRGVVLAVMNPGFMMASMGSVVGEKITRAIELATDEDRPMILVCAGGGARMQESTLAVSQMIKTSAALARFDDAGGLYIAVLSDPTTGGTAASFAMLGDVTLAEPKALIGFTGARVIANTVRQELPAGFQRSEFLLEKGFVDRVVHRHRLRSEIGRLIDFAGK from the coding sequence ATGGCCGAAGCCCCCACCGACGCCAAGCCGCCCGCGGCCCCGCTGCCCGATCGCCGCGCCAACCGGAGCTGGCGCGACGTCCGCCCCGCCGACACCCGCTCGGGCGTTCCGGAAGGCCTCTGGACGCGCTGCCAGGTGTGCGAGGCGATGCTCTACCGCAAGACGCTGGAGCAGAACCTCTGGGTGTGCCCGGCCTGCGACCACCACCACCGCGTCGATGCCCGCGAGCGGGTGCGGCAGATGGTCGACCCGGACTCTTTCGAGCCGCTTTGGGAGGATCTCGTCCCGCTCGACACGCTCGCCTTCGTCGACCGCATCCCGTACCAGGAGCGGTTCGAGAAGGAGCAGAAGAAGACCGGCGAACGCGACGCGCTGGTCGCGGGCCGCGCCTACATCAAAGGGCGCGGCGTCGTGCTCGCGGTGATGAACCCCGGGTTCATGATGGCGAGCATGGGGTCGGTGGTGGGCGAGAAGATCACCCGCGCCATCGAGCTGGCGACCGACGAGGACCGCCCGATGATTCTCGTCTGCGCCGGCGGCGGCGCCCGCATGCAGGAGAGCACGCTGGCCGTCTCGCAGATGATCAAGACCAGCGCCGCCCTGGCCCGCTTCGACGACGCCGGCGGCCTGTACATCGCGGTGCTCAGCGACCCCACCACCGGCGGCACCGCCGCCAGCTTCGCCATGCTGGGCGACGTGACGCTCGCGGAGCCCAAGGCCCTCATCGGCTTCACCGGCGCCCGCGTCATCGCCAACACGGTGCGGCAGGAGCTCCCCGCCGGCTTCCAACGCAGCGAGTTCCTGCTCGAGAAGGGCTTCGTCGACCGCGTGGTCCACCGGCACCGCCTACGCAGCGAGATCGGCCGCCTCATCGATTTTGCCGGCAAGTGA
- a CDS encoding SWIM zinc finger family protein gives MSWYDSGPSKPLGELKEEALELIAKPPKRWGAIRPVAAEGRQQTRTLLGTAFFEASLRYAGSASRATKAKGYLRHHCLVDLQVKDGDARATTAREGGGADGRVYGLETYETAFRLKPPPKRWWRNAVASLRAQLTPADASALAAGQLPAAVEAALSEPACPLLPQRRGVATSCDCLDGDSACKHLLCTMLGLAVLIDRDPLLLLRAHGLDPAALMPDLAEALPGEADTPADALDAATAADLFGF, from the coding sequence ATGAGCTGGTACGACTCCGGCCCGAGCAAGCCGCTGGGCGAGCTGAAGGAGGAGGCGCTGGAGCTCATCGCCAAGCCGCCGAAGCGGTGGGGCGCGATCCGGCCCGTCGCGGCGGAGGGCCGCCAGCAGACGCGCACGCTCCTGGGCACCGCCTTCTTCGAGGCGTCGCTCCGCTACGCCGGCAGCGCGTCGCGGGCGACCAAGGCAAAGGGCTACCTCCGCCACCACTGCCTGGTCGACCTGCAGGTGAAGGACGGCGACGCGCGGGCGACCACCGCCCGCGAGGGCGGCGGGGCCGACGGGCGCGTCTACGGCTTGGAGACGTACGAGACGGCGTTCCGGCTGAAGCCGCCGCCGAAGCGGTGGTGGAGAAACGCCGTGGCGTCGCTGCGGGCGCAGCTGACCCCCGCCGACGCGTCCGCTCTCGCCGCCGGCCAACTGCCCGCCGCGGTGGAGGCGGCCCTGTCCGAACCCGCTTGCCCGCTGCTGCCGCAGAGGCGCGGCGTCGCCACCAGCTGCGACTGCCTCGACGGCGACTCCGCGTGCAAGCACCTCCTATGCACGATGCTCGGGCTGGCCGTGCTGATCGACCGCGACCCGCTGCTGCTGCTCCGCGCGCACGGGCTCGATCCGGCGGCCCTCATGCCGGACCTCGCGGAAGCGCTCCCGGGCGAGGCGGACACCCCGGCCGATGCGCTCGACGCCGCCACCGCCGCCGACTTGTTCGGCTTCTGA
- a CDS encoding DEAD/DEAH box helicase, whose product MRVVLRLVENPDDAERPFAFLASVETREGSGRTGRQRLLAAARERAEAGDAAGLAGLLAPLHAAGERLPWLRELVASRHVYHPLRFDVAMATAFLRGVPEMRDAGLEARLPDWWKKRAKPKVDVKIGGTASRVGAEALLDFHAALALGDATLSAEEADGLMDDDATGETLVLLKGRWAAVDAEQLRQAIARLHALSRQNLDGVTLLAAMRMLGGSAGATEEALDGDGEPWLHATAGGAFRETAARLRDPARLQPASIPGLRATLRPYQQEGVAWLRFLGGLGLGACLADDMGLGKTLQVLAALRADKEEGPRPPSLLVVPASLLHNWEEEAKRFTPDLAVELLHPGTSGGDRLERAEAAARGRTPAKAFRGRDLVVTTYAMAGRLDWLALCPWSRVILDEAQAIKNPATKQARAVKKIPAPARIAMTGTPVENRLSDLWSLFDFLNPGLLGSRVGFKKLLARLDRESADRGGDGLKEATVRGSEADGSEEPDRGSARYGRIRGLVQPYLLRRSKTDKSVISDLPDKTVTRTWCELTPKQVKLYEATVDRLAEQLDGADDIRRKGLVVQTLTRLKQCCNHPDQLTGEGGYEPRQSGKMRRLVELAERLAEADERVLVFTQFREVIDPLRNLLADVFGRRGDAIHGGVPVAKRKKIVARFQAEDGPPSLVLSLKAAGVGLNLTAAAQVVHFDRWWNPAVEDQATDRAFRIGQKRNVFVHTMITRGTIEEKIDAMIEDKRALAGAVLPGEGDTGELKLTELDDDALLNLVRLDLDAFG is encoded by the coding sequence GTGCGGGTCGTCCTCCGCCTGGTCGAGAATCCCGACGACGCGGAGCGGCCGTTCGCGTTCCTCGCGAGCGTGGAGACGAGGGAAGGAAGCGGCCGGACCGGGCGCCAGCGCCTGCTCGCGGCCGCGCGGGAGCGGGCGGAGGCGGGCGACGCGGCGGGCCTGGCCGGGCTGCTGGCGCCCCTGCACGCGGCGGGCGAGCGGCTGCCCTGGCTGCGGGAGCTCGTCGCGAGCAGGCACGTCTACCACCCGCTGCGGTTCGACGTCGCGATGGCGACGGCGTTCCTGCGGGGCGTCCCGGAGATGCGGGACGCCGGCCTGGAGGCGAGGCTGCCGGACTGGTGGAAGAAGCGGGCGAAGCCGAAGGTGGACGTGAAGATCGGCGGCACGGCTTCGCGTGTCGGGGCGGAGGCGCTGCTGGACTTCCACGCCGCCCTCGCCCTGGGTGATGCGACGCTCTCGGCCGAGGAAGCCGACGGGCTGATGGACGACGACGCGACCGGCGAGACGCTCGTGCTGCTCAAGGGTCGCTGGGCGGCGGTGGACGCGGAGCAGCTCCGGCAGGCGATCGCCCGGCTGCACGCGCTGAGCCGGCAGAATCTCGACGGCGTGACGCTGCTCGCGGCGATGCGGATGCTCGGCGGCTCGGCGGGCGCTACAGAAGAGGCGTTGGACGGGGACGGCGAGCCCTGGCTGCACGCCACCGCCGGCGGCGCCTTCCGCGAGACCGCGGCCCGGCTGCGCGACCCGGCGCGGCTGCAACCCGCGAGCATCCCGGGCCTGCGCGCGACGCTGCGGCCGTATCAGCAAGAGGGCGTCGCCTGGCTCCGCTTCCTCGGCGGGCTCGGGCTGGGCGCCTGCCTCGCCGACGACATGGGCCTGGGCAAGACGCTGCAGGTGCTCGCGGCGTTGCGCGCCGACAAGGAAGAAGGCCCGCGGCCGCCGAGCCTGCTGGTCGTGCCGGCGAGCCTCCTGCACAACTGGGAGGAGGAAGCCAAAAGGTTCACGCCCGACCTCGCGGTCGAGCTGCTCCACCCGGGCACCTCCGGGGGCGACCGCCTGGAGCGGGCCGAGGCGGCGGCCCGCGGGAGAACGCCGGCGAAGGCCTTCCGCGGGCGCGACCTCGTCGTCACCACCTACGCCATGGCGGGCCGGCTGGACTGGCTCGCGCTGTGCCCGTGGAGCCGCGTCATCCTCGACGAGGCGCAGGCGATCAAGAACCCCGCAACGAAGCAGGCACGCGCGGTCAAGAAGATCCCGGCGCCGGCGCGGATCGCGATGACCGGCACGCCGGTGGAGAACCGCCTGTCGGACCTGTGGTCGCTGTTCGACTTCCTGAACCCCGGGCTGCTCGGCTCGCGGGTGGGCTTCAAGAAGCTGCTCGCGCGGCTCGACCGCGAATCCGCGGACCGTGGCGGAGATGGCCTCAAAGAGGCGACGGTCCGCGGATCCGAAGCCGATGGGTCGGAGGAACCCGACCGGGGCTCCGCGAGGTACGGCCGGATCCGCGGGTTGGTGCAGCCTTACCTGCTCCGGCGGAGCAAGACCGACAAGTCGGTGATCTCGGATCTACCCGACAAGACCGTCACCAGAACCTGGTGCGAGCTGACGCCGAAGCAGGTGAAGCTCTACGAGGCCACTGTCGACCGGCTCGCCGAGCAGCTCGACGGGGCCGACGACATCCGCCGGAAGGGCCTGGTCGTGCAGACGCTCACGCGGCTGAAGCAGTGCTGCAACCACCCCGACCAGCTCACCGGCGAGGGCGGCTACGAGCCGCGGCAGTCCGGGAAGATGAGGCGCCTGGTCGAGCTCGCCGAGCGGCTCGCCGAGGCCGACGAGCGGGTGCTGGTGTTTACGCAGTTCCGCGAGGTGATCGACCCGCTGCGGAACCTGCTCGCGGATGTCTTCGGCCGCCGCGGCGACGCGATCCACGGCGGCGTCCCGGTGGCCAAGCGGAAGAAGATCGTCGCCCGCTTCCAGGCGGAGGACGGCCCACCGAGCCTCGTGCTCTCGCTCAAGGCCGCCGGCGTGGGCTTGAACCTCACGGCCGCCGCGCAGGTCGTTCACTTCGACCGCTGGTGGAACCCCGCCGTCGAGGACCAGGCGACCGACCGGGCCTTCCGCATCGGCCAGAAGCGCAACGTCTTCGTGCACACGATGATCACCCGCGGCACCATCGAGGAGAAGATCGACGCCATGATCGAAGACAAGCGGGCGCTCGCCGGGGCGGTGCTCCCGGGCGAAGGAGACACCGGCGAGCTGAAGCTCACCGAACTCGATGACGACGCGCTGCTGAACCTGGTCCGCCTCGATCTGGACGCCTTCGGATGA
- the ndk gene encoding nucleoside-diphosphate kinase encodes MPPAAFETTLLIAKPDAVQRGLVGEIVGRLERKGLQLAGMKLVHVPRKLAEQHYAEHAGKGFFDGLIAFFTSAPVVVMAVRGVGSIAVCRTLIGATNGRLAAPGTIRGDLGLSGGHNLIHGSDSPESAERELSLWFDDAELIDYTSSSQGDVYDPSDLS; translated from the coding sequence ATGCCCCCCGCCGCCTTCGAAACCACGCTTCTCATCGCCAAGCCCGACGCCGTCCAACGAGGCCTCGTCGGCGAGATCGTCGGCCGGCTCGAGCGCAAAGGCCTGCAGCTCGCCGGCATGAAGCTCGTGCACGTGCCGCGGAAGCTCGCCGAGCAGCACTACGCCGAGCACGCCGGCAAGGGCTTCTTCGACGGGCTCATCGCGTTCTTCACCTCCGCCCCGGTGGTGGTGATGGCGGTGCGTGGCGTCGGGTCGATTGCCGTCTGCCGCACGCTCATCGGTGCCACCAACGGCCGGCTCGCCGCCCCGGGGACGATCCGCGGCGACCTGGGACTCTCCGGCGGCCACAACCTCATCCACGGCAGCGACTCGCCGGAGTCGGCCGAGCGTGAGCTGTCTCTGTGGTTCGACGACGCCGAGCTGATCGACTACACCTCGTCCTCGCAGGGCGACGTTTACGACCCCTCCGATCTGTCCTGA